The genome window AGAGTCTTCTCCTGCGCGGGGAGGAGCTTTGATTGCTGTCCCGCAAAGAACTTCTTCGACTCCAAGCATCGCTCGCTCTTGCAGCCAGGGCACCGCAACTCCATCTGCGGCGAGCAGGCTACACTGCTGTCGAGATGAGCCTTGGCAATGTCGGCAAGAGCCTTGATGAATACGGGGCTGCCGTTCAAACTCTCCACTCTCTTGACCGTCTCCGGGCTTCCAGAGTCAGCGATGACTTCGAGGTCCAGCTCGAACAAAGTCTCGATGTGGTCTGATGTGAAGGCAATGGGAATCAACACAAGGTCCTTCTGGCCCTTGTGGACGTAGTTCTCAACCGAGTCGGAGGTCTGGGGTCCTAGCCAGGCGGACGGGCCGACCTGGGACTGCCAGCAGAGGCGGTAGGGGTTGGAGAACTTGAGGCGCTGCATGACAGCGTACACGGTCGCGGCAACTTCGGCCGGGTAAGGGTCGCCTCTGTTGACCACAGACATGGGCAAGCTGTGGGCGGAGAAGATCAGGACGGCGTCCTTGCGTCTTTCCTCGGGGTATTCCAACAACTTCGCCTCAATGTTCTGTGCAAACGCCTCGACCAGGCCCGGGTGTACCGGCCAGCGATCGATCACACTCCATGAAATGGTACCGTCGCCGGGTGTCGTCTCTCCGACGGCCTTGCCCTCCAGCCTTTGCCTCCACTTCCACAACTCGTTGAT of Colletotrichum lupini chromosome 8, complete sequence contains these proteins:
- a CDS encoding ferrochelatase; protein product: MAFKYSTGQLSRSLSKATTSARNASSPLTMALPKQSAAQLRSMATVVPPVTQNSAGSKGPTAMVFMNMGGPSTTDEVGDFLSRLFADGDLIPLGRFQNYLGPLISKRRTPKIQKQYADIGGGSPIRKWSEYQNAEMCRILDEISPETAPHKPYTAFRYADPLTEEMYNKLFEDGFGKGRGGRAVAFTQYPQYSCSTTGSSINELWKWRQRLEGKAVGETTPGDGTISWSVIDRWPVHPGLVEAFAQNIEAKLLEYPEERRKDAVLIFSAHSLPMSVVNRGDPYPAEVAATVYAVMQRLKFSNPYRLCWQSQVGPSAWLGPQTSDSVENYVHKGQKDLVLIPIAFTSDHIETLFELDLEVIADSGSPETVKRVESLNGSPVFIKALADIAKAHLDSSVACSPQMELRCPGCKSERCLESKKFFAGQQSKLLPAQEKTLAQ